In one window of Pseudomonas chlororaphis subsp. chlororaphis DNA:
- a CDS encoding Bug family tripartite tricarboxylate transporter substrate binding protein: MFTALRRFSRGMALAASLATLTLATPAFALDTVKFMAPGSVGGGYDQTARVLGKALLEAGTAKSVTFENKGGAGGTLGLAQFANSTKGDPNALLVVGAIMVTAVEQNKPQISLKDVTPIARLFTEYNVLAVREDSPYKTLDDLLKDFKANPASIKWGGGSKGSIDHIGIAELASKMDVPVNKVNYVAYAGGGEVVAATLGGHITVITGGYAELAKYVQSKQFRLLAIGAPERVPGIDAPTLKEKGYDVIIGNWRGVYGAANLSAEQRKQVTEAVLAATNSKVWQDNVKANAWSPSVLTGDEFGQFVDEEHLRLRAMLVKVGLL, encoded by the coding sequence CCCGGCGTTTGCCCTGGATACGGTCAAGTTCATGGCCCCGGGCTCCGTGGGCGGCGGTTATGACCAGACCGCGCGGGTCTTGGGCAAGGCCCTGCTCGAGGCCGGCACGGCCAAGTCCGTGACCTTCGAGAACAAGGGCGGGGCCGGGGGCACCCTGGGGCTGGCGCAGTTCGCCAACAGCACCAAGGGCGACCCGAATGCGCTGCTGGTGGTGGGGGCGATCATGGTCACGGCGGTGGAGCAGAACAAGCCGCAGATCAGCCTCAAGGACGTGACGCCGATCGCCCGGCTGTTCACCGAATACAACGTGCTGGCGGTGCGTGAGGATTCGCCCTACAAGACCCTCGACGACCTGCTCAAGGACTTCAAGGCCAACCCGGCCAGCATCAAGTGGGGCGGCGGCTCCAAGGGTTCCATCGACCATATCGGCATCGCCGAGCTGGCGAGCAAGATGGACGTGCCGGTGAACAAGGTGAACTACGTCGCCTACGCCGGCGGCGGCGAAGTGGTGGCCGCGACCCTGGGCGGCCACATCACGGTGATCACCGGCGGTTATGCCGAGCTGGCCAAGTACGTGCAGTCCAAGCAGTTCCGCCTGCTCGCCATCGGCGCTCCGGAGCGCGTTCCCGGCATCGATGCGCCGACCCTCAAGGAGAAGGGCTACGACGTGATCATCGGCAACTGGCGCGGTGTCTATGGCGCGGCCAACCTCAGCGCCGAGCAGCGCAAGCAAGTCACCGAGGCGGTGCTGGCCGCCACCAACAGCAAGGTCTGGCAGGACAATGTGAAAGCCAACGCCTGGTCGCCGAGCGTCCTCACCGGTGACGAGTTCGGCCAGTTCGTCGACGAGGAACACCTGCGCCTGCGAGCGATGCTGGTCAAGGTCGGGCTGCTTTGA
- a CDS encoding tripartite tricarboxylate transporter TctB family protein encodes MAGRSRVVLSQLAIGLGLIAISLALVIGALRFPPEMGFVILGAHVYPSAVAAFLGAVGLLLSYQACTGGFRELAAHDDETAQALPGGRLGVAWVTAGLVALAVLIDLIGFVLAASLLFACSARGFGSRRPLRDLAIGIALTLPIYWLFNAGLGVALPPLVNAWI; translated from the coding sequence ATGGCCGGGCGCAGCAGGGTCGTACTGTCGCAGCTGGCGATTGGCCTGGGGCTGATCGCCATCAGCCTGGCGCTGGTCATCGGCGCCTTGCGCTTTCCGCCCGAGATGGGCTTCGTCATCCTCGGTGCCCATGTCTATCCCAGCGCGGTCGCCGCCTTCCTCGGCGCCGTGGGCCTGTTGCTGAGCTACCAGGCCTGTACCGGCGGTTTCCGCGAACTGGCCGCCCATGACGACGAAACCGCCCAGGCCTTGCCCGGTGGCAGGCTGGGCGTGGCCTGGGTCACCGCCGGCCTGGTGGCGCTTGCCGTACTGATCGACCTGATCGGTTTTGTCCTGGCCGCCAGCTTGCTGTTCGCCTGCTCGGCCCGGGGTTTCGGCAGCCGGCGGCCGCTGCGTGACCTGGCTATCGGCATCGCCCTGACCCTGCCGATCTACTGGCTGTTCAACGCCGGGCTGGGCGTGGCCCTGCCACCCCTGGTCAACGCCTGGATCTGA
- a CDS encoding tripartite tricarboxylate transporter permease — MDILLSLATGFSAALAPINLLWGFIGCLLGTAIGVLPGIGPALTVALLLPITAKVDPTGALIMFAGIYYGAQFGGSTTSILLNTPGESSSMVTALEGNLMARNGRAGPALATAAIGSFFAGTIATVLLTLFAPIVAMLALKFGPAEYFAILVLSFTTVSAVLGASMLRGFASLGIGLGIGLIGLDSTSGIARYTLGVPELVDGIEVVLVAVGLFAVGEALYSLLYQKEEASGRHRLTSLWMTREDWKRSIPAWLRGTLIGFPFGSIPAGGAEIPTFLSYSTERKLSKHPQDFAASKGPGAIEGVAGPEAANNASATGSLVPLLTLGIPTSATAAILLAAFQNYNLQPGPLLFQTSGELVWTLVASLYIGNVILLVLNLPLVGLWVKLLQIPRPYLNAGILVFASIGVYGMRHSSFDLLLMLAIGWGGVLMRRFDFPVAPVIVGMLLGPMAEKQLRNALSISQGDWSIFVTQPIAAAFLGLTLLVLVVPHLLHARGIKLHEDD, encoded by the coding sequence GTGGACATTCTCTTGAGCCTGGCGACAGGTTTCTCCGCGGCGCTGGCGCCGATCAACCTGCTCTGGGGGTTTATCGGCTGCCTGCTGGGCACGGCGATCGGCGTGTTGCCGGGGATCGGCCCGGCGCTGACCGTGGCGCTGCTGTTGCCGATCACCGCCAAGGTCGATCCCACCGGCGCGCTGATCATGTTCGCCGGCATCTATTACGGCGCGCAGTTCGGTGGTTCGACCACCTCGATCCTGCTCAATACCCCGGGCGAGTCGTCGTCCATGGTCACCGCCCTGGAAGGCAATCTCATGGCCCGCAACGGCCGCGCCGGGCCGGCCCTGGCCACCGCGGCGATCGGCTCGTTTTTCGCCGGGACCATCGCCACGGTGCTGCTGACCCTGTTCGCCCCCATCGTCGCCATGCTGGCGCTGAAGTTCGGCCCCGCGGAGTATTTCGCGATCCTGGTGCTGTCCTTCACCACGGTGTCGGCGGTGCTCGGCGCGTCCATGCTGCGCGGTTTCGCTTCGCTGGGGATCGGCCTGGGCATTGGCCTGATCGGCCTCGACTCGACCTCGGGCATTGCCCGCTACACCCTGGGCGTTCCCGAGCTGGTCGATGGCATCGAGGTGGTGCTGGTGGCGGTCGGCCTGTTTGCCGTGGGGGAGGCCTTGTACAGCCTGCTGTATCAAAAGGAGGAAGCGTCCGGCCGACATCGCCTGACGTCCTTGTGGATGACCCGCGAGGACTGGAAACGCTCGATTCCCGCCTGGCTGCGCGGCACCCTGATCGGCTTTCCGTTCGGCTCGATCCCGGCCGGTGGCGCGGAAATCCCGACCTTCCTGTCCTATTCCACCGAACGCAAGCTGAGCAAGCACCCGCAAGACTTTGCCGCCAGCAAAGGGCCGGGCGCCATCGAAGGGGTGGCCGGCCCGGAGGCCGCCAACAACGCCAGCGCCACCGGTTCCCTGGTGCCGCTGCTGACCCTGGGCATTCCGACCTCCGCCACCGCGGCGATCCTGTTGGCGGCGTTCCAGAACTACAACCTGCAGCCGGGGCCGCTGCTGTTCCAGACTTCCGGTGAGCTGGTCTGGACCCTGGTGGCCTCGTTGTATATCGGTAACGTTATCCTGCTGGTATTGAACCTGCCGTTGGTCGGGCTCTGGGTGAAACTGCTGCAGATCCCGCGGCCGTACCTCAATGCCGGGATTCTGGTGTTCGCCTCCATCGGCGTGTACGGCATGCGCCATTCGTCCTTCGACCTGTTGCTGATGCTGGCGATCGGTTGGGGCGGGGTGCTGATGCGGCGTTTCGACTTCCCCGTCGCGCCAGTGATCGTCGGCATGCTGCTGGGGCCGATGGCGGAAAAACAACTGCGCAACGCCTTGTCCATCAGCCAGGGCGACTGGTCGATCTTCGTCACCCAACCCATCGCCGCGGCCTTCCTCGGCTTGACCCTGCTGGTGCTGGTGGTGCCCCACCTGCTGCACGCCCGGGGCATCAAATTGCACGAGGATGATTGA
- the nspC gene encoding carboxynorspermidine decarboxylase, with translation MIKTPYYLIDKQKLLGNMEKIAYVREQSGAKALLALKCFATWSVFDLMQQYMDGTTSSSLYELKLGRQKFAGETHAYSVAWADDEIEEMLDNCDKIIFNSIGQLQRFAEASAGKVRGLRVNPQVSSSDYLLADPARPFSRLGEWDPVKVEAVIEQISGFMFHNNCENADFGLFDQMLGTIEERFGHLLHKVEWVSLGGGIHFTGEGYDLDAFCARLKAFSEKYGVQVYLEPGEAAITQSASLEVTVLDTLYNGKHLAVVDSSIEAHMLDLLIYRLNAKLAPSAGEHTYMVCGKSCLAGDIFGEYQFDRPLTIGDRLSFVDAAGYTMVKKNWFNGLKMPSIVVKQLDGSVEVVREFGFEDYLSSLS, from the coding sequence ATGATCAAAACGCCGTACTACCTCATCGACAAACAGAAACTGCTCGGCAACATGGAGAAGATCGCCTATGTGCGCGAGCAGTCCGGCGCCAAGGCCCTGCTGGCGCTCAAGTGCTTCGCCACCTGGTCGGTGTTCGACCTGATGCAGCAGTACATGGACGGCACCACCTCGTCGTCGTTGTACGAGCTCAAGCTCGGCCGGCAGAAGTTCGCCGGCGAGACCCACGCCTACAGCGTGGCCTGGGCCGACGACGAAATCGAAGAGATGCTCGACAACTGCGACAAGATCATCTTCAACTCCATCGGCCAGCTGCAGCGCTTCGCCGAGGCGTCCGCGGGCAAGGTCCGCGGTCTGCGGGTCAACCCTCAGGTGAGCAGTTCCGATTACCTGCTGGCCGACCCGGCGCGTCCGTTCAGCCGCCTGGGCGAGTGGGACCCGGTGAAGGTCGAGGCGGTCATCGAGCAGATATCCGGCTTCATGTTCCACAACAACTGCGAGAACGCCGACTTCGGCCTGTTCGACCAGATGCTGGGCACCATCGAGGAACGCTTCGGCCATCTGCTGCACAAGGTCGAATGGGTCAGCCTCGGCGGCGGCATCCACTTCACCGGCGAAGGCTACGACCTGGACGCCTTCTGCGCGCGCCTCAAGGCGTTCTCCGAGAAGTACGGCGTGCAGGTCTACCTGGAGCCGGGCGAAGCGGCGATCACCCAGAGCGCGTCGCTGGAAGTCACCGTGCTCGACACCCTCTACAACGGCAAGCACCTGGCGGTGGTCGACAGCTCCATCGAAGCGCACATGCTCGATCTGCTGATCTATCGCCTGAACGCCAAGCTGGCCCCCAGCGCGGGCGAACACACCTACATGGTGTGCGGCAAGTCTTGCCTGGCCGGAGACATCTTCGGCGAGTATCAATTCGATCGTCCGCTGACCATCGGCGATCGGCTGTCGTTCGTTGACGCGGCGGGTTACACCATGGTCAAGAAAAACTGGTTCAACGGCCTGAAAATGCCGTCCATCGTAGTGAAACAACTCGACGGTAGTGTCGAGGTGGTTCGTGAATTTGGGTTCGAAGACTACCTGTCCAGCCTCTCGTAA
- a CDS encoding saccharopine dehydrogenase family protein, which yields MKKNVLIIGAGGVAKVVAHKCAQHNDELGRIAIASRNISKCQAIIDSVKAKGSLKQPAQIKAYALNALDIEATKALIRETESQIVINVGSAFLNMSVLRACIDTGVAYLDTAIHEEPGKICETPPWYGNYEWKHLEECQQKNVTAILGVGFDPGVVNAYAALAKQQYFDRIDSIDILDVNAGSHGKYFATNFDPEINFREFTGQVWSWQDSQWTSNTMFEVKRTDDLPVVGSQNLYLTGHDEVHSLSKNLDVPNVRFWMSFGEHYINVFTVLKNLGLLSEQPVKTAEGLEVVPLKVVKAVLPDPASLAPGYTGKTCIGDLVKGTKDGQPREVFIYNVACHEEAFAETDSQGISYTAGVPPVAAALLVARGEWDVQRMVNVEELPAEPFLKALDLMGLPTRVKDEHGDRPWN from the coding sequence TTGAAGAAGAACGTTCTTATCATTGGTGCAGGAGGTGTCGCCAAGGTGGTGGCCCACAAGTGCGCGCAGCACAACGACGAACTCGGTCGTATTGCTATCGCGTCGCGCAACATCTCCAAATGCCAGGCCATCATCGACAGCGTCAAGGCCAAGGGCAGCCTCAAACAGCCCGCGCAAATCAAGGCCTATGCGCTCAATGCGCTGGATATCGAGGCGACCAAGGCGCTGATCCGCGAGACCGAATCGCAGATCGTCATCAACGTCGGCTCCGCCTTCCTCAACATGTCGGTGCTGCGTGCCTGCATCGATACCGGCGTGGCCTACCTGGACACCGCCATTCACGAAGAACCGGGCAAGATCTGCGAGACGCCGCCCTGGTATGGCAACTACGAGTGGAAACACCTCGAGGAGTGCCAGCAGAAGAACGTCACCGCCATTCTTGGCGTGGGCTTCGATCCGGGCGTGGTCAACGCCTATGCGGCCCTGGCCAAGCAACAGTATTTCGACCGCATTGATTCGATCGACATTCTCGACGTCAATGCCGGTTCCCATGGCAAATATTTCGCCACCAATTTCGATCCGGAAATCAATTTCCGCGAATTCACCGGGCAGGTGTGGAGCTGGCAGGACAGCCAGTGGACCAGCAACACCATGTTCGAAGTCAAGCGTACCGACGACCTGCCGGTGGTCGGTTCGCAGAACCTGTACCTGACCGGTCACGATGAAGTGCACTCGCTGTCGAAGAACCTCGACGTGCCCAACGTGCGCTTCTGGATGAGCTTCGGCGAGCACTACATCAACGTGTTCACCGTGCTCAAGAACCTCGGCCTGCTCTCCGAGCAACCGGTCAAGACCGCCGAAGGCCTGGAAGTGGTGCCGCTGAAAGTGGTCAAGGCCGTGCTGCCCGATCCTGCCTCGCTGGCGCCGGGCTACACCGGCAAGACCTGCATCGGCGACCTGGTCAAGGGCACCAAGGATGGCCAGCCGCGCGAAGTGTTCATCTACAACGTGGCCTGCCACGAAGAAGCCTTTGCCGAAACCGACAGCCAGGGTATTTCCTACACCGCGGGCGTACCGCCGGTGGCCGCGGCCTTGCTGGTGGCCCGTGGCGAGTGGGACGTGCAGCGCATGGTCAACGTCGAGGAACTGCCGGCCGAGCCGTTCCTCAAGGCGCTGGACCTGATGGGCCTGCCGACCCGGGTCAAGGACGAGCACGGCGACCGTCCGTGGAACTGA
- a CDS encoding DUF1801 domain-containing protein, with product MKKQSSDATPAEQSGCASQLIDGRIEELGDWRGETLARVRRLIRQADPQVIEEWKWRGVPVWSHDGILCTGETYKNVVKLTFAKGAALDDPAGLFNASLEGNTRRAIDLHEGDKIDEAALKALILAAVALNTTR from the coding sequence ATGAAGAAACAGAGCAGCGACGCCACGCCGGCAGAGCAGAGCGGTTGCGCTTCACAGCTGATAGACGGGCGCATCGAAGAGCTGGGCGACTGGCGCGGCGAGACGCTGGCCCGGGTCCGGAGGCTGATCCGCCAGGCCGACCCGCAGGTGATTGAGGAGTGGAAGTGGCGCGGGGTGCCGGTGTGGTCCCACGACGGAATCCTCTGCACCGGCGAGACCTACAAGAACGTGGTGAAACTGACCTTCGCCAAGGGCGCCGCGCTGGACGATCCGGCGGGTCTGTTCAACGCCAGCCTCGAGGGCAATACCCGACGGGCGATCGATCTGCATGAGGGTGACAAGATTGACGAGGCCGCCTTGAAGGCGCTGATCCTGGCGGCCGTGGCGCTCAATACGACGCGCTGA
- a CDS encoding Hsp20/alpha crystallin family protein: MTNSVKKMPIQTEDKATRRSSMSDLWQPLEKLRQQVDHLFDDFNRGPGLSPFSRGLFDVDPFWRRELIGRGMPAVDITEKDESFEITAELPGMDQKNIEIKLSDGSLIIKGEKREETQENRKGYHLSERHYGSFERVFNLPKGVDAEKIEASFSKGVLSISLPKKPAAMTADKVVQIKGE; this comes from the coding sequence ATGACCAACTCCGTGAAAAAAATGCCGATCCAGACTGAAGACAAGGCCACCCGGCGCTCAAGCATGAGCGACCTGTGGCAACCCCTGGAAAAACTGCGGCAACAGGTCGATCACCTGTTCGATGACTTCAATCGCGGCCCCGGCCTGTCACCCTTCAGCCGCGGGCTGTTCGATGTGGATCCGTTCTGGCGGCGCGAGCTGATCGGCCGCGGCATGCCTGCCGTCGACATCACCGAGAAAGACGAGAGCTTCGAAATCACTGCCGAATTACCCGGCATGGATCAGAAGAATATCGAGATCAAACTCTCCGACGGCAGCCTGATCATCAAGGGTGAAAAGCGCGAGGAAACCCAAGAAAACAGAAAGGGCTACCACCTGAGCGAACGTCATTACGGCTCCTTCGAGCGGGTGTTCAACCTGCCCAAGGGGGTCGATGCCGAAAAGATCGAAGCGAGCTTCAGCAAAGGCGTGCTGAGTATCTCGCTGCCGAAAAAACCCGCCGCCATGACAGCGGACAAGGTCGTGCAGATCAAAGGCGAATGA
- the hemB gene encoding porphobilinogen synthase, whose protein sequence is MSSQFPQARPRRLRRSEQMRSLFQETEFTLNDLVLPIFVEEEIDDFVPIKSMPGVMRIPESKLAGEIERYARAGIKSVMTFGVSHHLDSNGSDTWNDNGLVSRMSRIAKDAVPEMIVMSDTCFCEYTDHGHCGVLHGHEVDNDQTLVNLGKQAVAAARAGADVIAPSAAMDGQVQAIRRALDEAGFSQTAIMAYSTKFASALYGPFREAGGSALKGDRKSYQMNPMNRREAVRESLLDEQEGADSLMVKPAGAYLDIIRDIREASRLPVTAYQVSGEYAMIKFGAQAGAIDEARVVRESLGSIKRAGADLIFTYFAMDLALAGI, encoded by the coding sequence ATGTCCAGCCAGTTCCCCCAAGCCCGTCCCCGTCGCCTGCGCCGCAGCGAACAGATGCGCAGCCTGTTCCAGGAAACCGAGTTCACCCTCAACGACCTGGTGCTGCCGATTTTCGTCGAGGAAGAGATCGACGATTTCGTGCCGATCAAGAGCATGCCGGGGGTGATGCGCATTCCGGAATCGAAGCTGGCCGGGGAGATCGAGCGTTACGCCCGCGCCGGGATCAAGTCGGTGATGACCTTCGGCGTGTCGCACCACCTGGACAGCAACGGCAGCGACACCTGGAACGACAACGGCCTGGTGTCGCGCATGTCGCGGATCGCCAAGGACGCGGTGCCGGAGATGATCGTGATGTCCGACACCTGCTTTTGCGAGTACACCGACCATGGCCACTGCGGCGTGCTGCACGGCCATGAAGTGGACAACGACCAGACCCTGGTCAACCTCGGCAAGCAGGCAGTGGCCGCGGCCCGCGCCGGCGCCGATGTGATCGCGCCGTCGGCGGCCATGGACGGGCAGGTCCAGGCCATCCGCCGCGCCCTGGACGAGGCCGGCTTCAGCCAGACCGCGATCATGGCTTATTCCACCAAGTTTGCCTCGGCGCTCTACGGGCCGTTCCGCGAGGCCGGCGGCAGCGCCTTGAAAGGCGACCGCAAGAGCTACCAGATGAACCCGATGAACCGCCGCGAAGCGGTGCGCGAGTCCTTGCTGGACGAACAGGAAGGCGCGGACTCGCTGATGGTCAAGCCGGCCGGCGCTTACCTGGACATCATCCGCGACATCCGCGAAGCCTCGCGCCTGCCGGTGACGGCTTACCAGGTCAGCGGCGAGTACGCGATGATCAAGTTCGGCGCCCAGGCCGGGGCCATCGACGAAGCGCGGGTGGTGCGTGAAAGCCTGGGCTCGATCAAGCGCGCCGGTGCCGACCTGATCTTCACCTACTTCGCGATGGACCTGGCGCTCGCCGGGATCTGA
- a CDS encoding FAD-dependent oxidoreductase, whose amino-acid sequence MNRSDVLIIGAGPTGLVLALWLSRQGVKVRILDQTAGPGTTSRALAVQARTLELYRQLDLTQAILDQGHRVPAANLWVKGEQAAHLPLSSIGADLTPYPFLEIYPQDQHEQLLIERLQRFGVTVERQTELLGFIDHGHLVSAQLRGPDGQEETCQAFYLAGCDGAHSTVRKTLGIDFPGGTYQQVFYVADVDARGPALNGELHADLDEADFLAVFPLAGEGRARLIGTVRDERAEQAQTLKFEDVSRRAMDNLKVQVDKVNWFSTYRVHHRVAERFFSGRAFLLGDAAHVHSPAGGQGMNTGIGDAINLAWKLAAVLNGKAEEHLLATYEFERIEFARRLVATTDRVFSFVTADGPIANLLRTRLAPLLIPKVTAVEAAREFLFRTVSQITLNYRDMPLSCGSAGHVHGGDRLPWAHGAVTDNFASLDYLGWQVHVYGVTSDALRAWCAERQMPLTVFDWEPAHQAAGLARNGFYLLRPDTYVALAEKSADPKVLERYFEERKITL is encoded by the coding sequence TGCGCATCCTCGACCAGACCGCCGGCCCCGGCACCACCTCCCGGGCCCTGGCGGTGCAGGCCCGGACCCTTGAGCTGTACCGCCAGCTGGACCTGACCCAGGCGATCCTCGACCAGGGTCACCGGGTGCCGGCCGCCAACCTCTGGGTCAAGGGCGAACAGGCCGCCCACCTGCCCCTGAGCAGCATCGGCGCCGACCTGACGCCCTACCCCTTCCTGGAAATCTACCCGCAGGACCAGCACGAACAACTGCTGATCGAGCGTCTGCAGCGTTTCGGCGTGACGGTCGAGCGCCAGACCGAACTGCTGGGCTTCATCGACCACGGCCACCTGGTCAGCGCCCAGCTGCGCGGCCCCGACGGCCAGGAGGAAACCTGCCAGGCCTTCTACCTGGCCGGCTGCGACGGCGCCCATTCGACAGTGCGCAAGACCCTGGGCATCGACTTTCCCGGCGGCACCTATCAGCAGGTGTTTTATGTGGCCGATGTCGACGCCCGCGGGCCGGCGCTCAATGGCGAGTTGCACGCGGACCTCGACGAGGCGGACTTCCTCGCGGTCTTTCCGCTGGCCGGCGAAGGCCGGGCACGGCTGATCGGCACGGTGCGCGACGAACGTGCCGAACAGGCGCAAACCCTGAAGTTCGAGGACGTCAGCCGGCGCGCCATGGACAACCTCAAGGTCCAGGTCGACAAGGTCAACTGGTTCTCCACCTACCGCGTGCATCACCGGGTAGCCGAGCGCTTCTTCAGCGGCCGCGCCTTTCTGCTTGGCGATGCCGCCCACGTGCACAGTCCGGCCGGCGGCCAGGGCATGAACACCGGGATCGGCGACGCCATCAACCTGGCCTGGAAGCTCGCCGCGGTGCTCAACGGCAAGGCCGAGGAGCACCTGCTGGCGACCTACGAGTTCGAACGCATCGAATTCGCCCGGCGCCTGGTGGCCACCACCGACCGGGTGTTCAGCTTCGTCACCGCCGACGGGCCGATCGCCAACCTGCTGCGCACCCGCCTGGCGCCGCTGCTGATCCCCAAGGTGACTGCGGTGGAAGCGGCGCGCGAGTTCCTGTTTCGCACGGTGTCGCAGATCACCCTCAACTACCGCGACATGCCCCTGAGCTGCGGCAGCGCCGGCCATGTCCACGGCGGCGATCGCCTGCCCTGGGCCCACGGCGCCGTCACCGACAACTTCGCCAGCCTCGACTACCTGGGGTGGCAGGTGCATGTGTACGGCGTCACCAGCGACGCCCTGCGCGCCTGGTGCGCCGAGCGGCAGATGCCGCTGACGGTGTTCGACTGGGAACCGGCGCACCAGGCCGCTGGCCTCGCGCGCAACGGTTTCTACCTGCTGCGGCCGGACACTTACGTGGCGCTGGCGGAGAAATCGGCGGACCCGAAGGTGCTGGAACGGTATTTCGAGGAGCGCAAGATTACGCTGTGA